A stretch of DNA from Acidobacteriota bacterium:
AGTCTAACGACCCGGCCAGCGGAAAAGTTCCGCTCCCGGCAAAAAAATCGGTCGAGGGCCAGTTCACCTTCAGCACAGCGCAATGGTTAAATATCAGTGTGAGCGAAACAGGAGAGAACCTTTCGGCCACAGGCGGCCCGATCGCGGCGGCCTATGCGGCATGGGCGATTGCGCTTGCCGGCCTGGTCGGGAGCCTTATTCTCAGCGAGGTGCTTGAATTTCCGCCGTGCGAGCTTTGCTGGTATCAGCGGATCGCGCTTTACCCGCTGGTGGTGATAATCGGCATCGGCATTGCGTATCGTGATGCGGGCTGGCGGCGATATGCGATGGTACTAACAGTTATCGGCCTTGCCATCGCGGTTTACCACAATTTGCTCTACTACGGCTTCATTCCGGAAGAAATAACGCCGTGTACCGAGGGTGTTCCCTGCAATGCGCGTCAGCTTGAGCTTTTCGGTTTTATCACCATCCCGCTGATGTCGCTTGGCTCGTTTGCCATGATACTTTTGTGTTTGATCGTTTACCGTCCCGTTGCAGAAGTTAAAGAATAGTAATGACAAAAGAAGTTCGAAACCTTTTATTTGTTGGCGGCGTGATAGTCGCCGCCTCCGTTATTGGCATATTTCTTTACCAGAAATCGAGCGTACCGGCCGTCCAGACGATAGACAAGGCCGAGGTTGTGCAGACCCTGATCCGACCGGATAGCCCAACGCTCGGGCCGGAGAATGCAAA
This window harbors:
- a CDS encoding disulfide bond formation protein B; translation: MAAAYAAWAIALAGLVGSLILSEVLEFPPCELCWYQRIALYPLVVIIGIGIAYRDAGWRRYAMVLTVIGLAIAVYHNLLYYGFIPEEITPCTEGVPCNARQLELFGFITIPLMSLGSFAMILLCLIVYRPVAEVKE